A section of the Spirosoma pollinicola genome encodes:
- a CDS encoding RNA polymerase sigma factor codes for MEKAQVNDSELISLYIRGNEKAFAKLVQRHKSKIYTTIYLIVKDQYIAEDLMQDTFIKAVDTIKSGKYNEEGKFLPWIIRIAHNLAIDYFRKDKRYPSVVFEDGSSVFNTLEFAEDSVESLQIRQETHEHLRELIQRLPEQQRQVLIMRHYEEMSFQEIADATGVSINTALGRMRYALINLRKQLSKRSPSYDKNIYPR; via the coding sequence ATGGAAAAAGCCCAGGTAAACGACAGTGAGTTGATTTCCCTGTACATCCGTGGTAATGAAAAAGCCTTTGCAAAATTAGTGCAACGGCACAAATCGAAGATTTACACCACAATTTACCTGATCGTTAAAGATCAGTACATTGCAGAAGACTTAATGCAGGACACGTTTATTAAAGCCGTGGACACTATTAAGTCTGGTAAATACAACGAGGAGGGAAAATTTCTACCCTGGATTATTCGAATTGCTCACAACTTGGCCATTGACTATTTCCGAAAAGATAAACGCTACCCTAGTGTGGTGTTTGAAGACGGAAGCAGTGTTTTCAATACGCTTGAGTTTGCGGAGGATTCTGTAGAATCACTCCAGATTCGACAGGAAACACACGAGCATTTGCGCGAATTGATTCAGCGATTGCCGGAACAACAGCGTCAGGTGCTTATCATGCGGCACTACGAGGAAATGAGTTTCCAAGAGATTGCCGATGCAACCGGCGTCAGCATCAACACGGCTTTGGGGCGTATGCGTTATGCGTTAATTAATTTACGCAAACAACTGAGCAAACGTTCGCCGAGTTATGATAAAAACATTTACCCAAGATGA
- the rdgB gene encoding RdgB/HAM1 family non-canonical purine NTP pyrophosphatase has protein sequence MELCFATNNHHKLAEVSAKLGDAFTLKTLLDIGCTDELPETTGTIPGNSRQKADYVWTHFGVSCFADDSGLEVDALNGEPGVDSAYYSGSRDHGKNIEKLLTNLAGQSNRKAQFITVFTLVLHGVEHQFQGIIEGTILTEPRGKGGFGYDPVFQPTGHDRTFAEMTIDEKGLISHRAQALAKMIVYLKEQIK, from the coding sequence ATGGAACTCTGCTTTGCCACAAACAACCATCATAAATTAGCGGAGGTGTCGGCCAAACTCGGCGATGCCTTTACGCTTAAAACGCTCCTTGATATCGGTTGTACCGATGAGCTGCCCGAAACAACAGGGACGATTCCCGGCAACTCACGCCAAAAGGCAGATTATGTCTGGACACATTTTGGCGTTTCCTGTTTCGCCGATGATTCTGGACTGGAAGTCGACGCACTGAATGGGGAACCAGGAGTTGACTCGGCTTACTACTCAGGTAGCCGGGATCACGGAAAGAATATTGAGAAATTGCTCACTAATCTAGCAGGCCAATCGAACCGAAAAGCTCAGTTTATTACCGTGTTTACACTGGTATTACACGGGGTAGAGCACCAATTTCAGGGTATTATCGAAGGGACTATTTTAACGGAACCAAGGGGTAAGGGTGGCTTTGGTTACGATCCGGTTTTCCAGCCTACTGGGCACGATCGCACTTTTGCCGAAATGACGATCGACGAAAAAGGTCTAATCAGCCATCGGGCGCAGGCTTTGGCTAAGATGATCGTGTATTTGAAGGAACAGATCAAGTAG
- a CDS encoding sll1863 family stress response protein, which translates to MKKYPLILTQIKHVAGTLMLVSSLALLQACGSDNKNESRTEDALEKTGDAMSADAKDAKDEAKDDMREAGDKADAKSDEMAADFKRERDEAVAKMNVQKDKLDAKIDELKVKADKQSDKAKIETERQKAKLEVERKELGEDIDHAKNATADAWKDVKSGFKQAGHEIGDAFDKAGDKLKRNDN; encoded by the coding sequence ATGAAAAAGTATCCGTTGATCTTAACCCAAATCAAACACGTAGCTGGCACCTTGATGCTGGTGTCATCATTAGCACTATTGCAGGCTTGCGGTTCTGATAATAAGAACGAATCCCGCACCGAAGATGCCCTTGAAAAGACAGGTGATGCCATGTCGGCTGATGCTAAGGACGCCAAGGACGAAGCTAAAGATGATATGCGTGAAGCGGGTGATAAAGCAGACGCTAAATCGGATGAAATGGCCGCCGACTTTAAACGGGAACGGGACGAAGCTGTGGCAAAAATGAATGTTCAGAAGGATAAACTGGATGCTAAAATCGACGAGTTAAAAGTGAAAGCTGACAAGCAAAGCGATAAAGCTAAAATTGAAACCGAGCGTCAGAAAGCCAAGCTGGAAGTAGAGCGGAAAGAACTAGGCGAAGATATTGATCACGCTAAAAACGCAACTGCCGATGCCTGGAAAGATGTGAAATCAGGGTTCAAACAGGCAGGCCACGAAATTGGCGATGCCTTCGATAAAGCAGGCGATAAGCTTAAGCGGAACGACAACTAG
- a CDS encoding peptidylprolyl isomerase, with amino-acid sequence MSVINKIREHSGVAVGVIAVSLILFIVGGDLLGGRSLLFGGNQQEVGEIAGQSIDYQEFNAKVDDLRAQFEQQSGRAPVDQDLAQIREQAWNQMLFEIAYQKEFDKLGLKVSSEELVDMVQGNNISPAVRQAFTNPQTGVFDKSSIISYLKGLKNLPAQQQAAWASFEKNLASDRLRSKYESLMSLSVFATTAEAQKEYQAQNSKANVKLLFVPYYTINDTTVKVTDAQLQDYLTKHKEEYPGTDSRSIQYVTFSVAPSKEDSATLYNQIKSLARGLGAATNDSTFAQQNSDVRVPLYLTAGEMPEQLRASIPTFAAGGIYGPFREGNTYFIYKYGGTKKDTSFTARASHILIQTKGLADSAKADARRRAEGILKQIQGGASFEALAQTNSDDGSRSVGGDLGYFKNNGQMVKPFETAVFGATSAGLIPRLVETEFGYHIIKVTQPKTNVLYRIAAIGKSITPSQITRDEALRKADQFASDVHTKEAFDAKVKEDKSLVLATADRLPEGANQINALTGSEVRQIVRWAFNDKTDINAVSEPFEVGDQYVIAVLTNKTSKDKVEVNDYRNELTAKVRNELKGEQIITKLGNTTGSLESIAQKFGAGALVEVVDDVNLATGFLRSAGVDPVALGKAFGLKVGTHSKPFVGESGVLIVETLGLTPAPAVADYTLYKTQIQQNSTSRIGFYINEAIKDAAKVEDRRAKFY; translated from the coding sequence ATGTCTGTCATTAATAAGATCAGAGAACATTCGGGAGTAGCTGTTGGTGTTATTGCCGTCAGTTTAATTCTGTTCATTGTGGGTGGTGATTTACTCGGCGGCCGTAGTTTGCTGTTTGGGGGAAATCAACAGGAAGTTGGTGAGATTGCAGGACAATCCATTGATTATCAAGAATTTAATGCCAAGGTAGATGACCTTCGTGCGCAGTTTGAGCAACAATCAGGACGGGCTCCCGTCGATCAGGACTTAGCCCAGATTCGGGAGCAAGCCTGGAACCAGATGCTGTTTGAAATTGCCTACCAAAAAGAGTTCGACAAACTGGGACTTAAAGTCTCGTCTGAAGAACTTGTCGATATGGTACAGGGCAACAACATCAGCCCGGCTGTTCGTCAGGCATTTACGAATCCGCAAACCGGCGTATTCGACAAGAGTTCGATTATCAGCTACCTTAAAGGGTTGAAAAACCTGCCTGCCCAGCAGCAGGCTGCCTGGGCTAGCTTTGAAAAGAACCTGGCTTCTGATCGGCTTCGCAGTAAGTATGAGAGCCTGATGAGCCTGTCTGTATTTGCTACAACAGCCGAAGCACAGAAAGAATACCAGGCGCAGAATTCAAAAGCCAACGTTAAGCTCCTGTTCGTACCTTATTACACCATCAACGATACGACGGTGAAAGTAACAGATGCACAGTTACAGGATTACCTGACGAAACACAAAGAGGAATACCCAGGTACCGATAGCCGTTCCATCCAGTACGTAACATTCTCGGTGGCTCCCTCAAAAGAAGATAGCGCTACCCTTTACAACCAGATCAAATCGCTGGCTCGTGGCCTGGGTGCCGCTACGAATGATTCGACGTTTGCTCAGCAAAACAGCGACGTTCGGGTACCACTTTACCTGACAGCGGGCGAAATGCCCGAACAACTCCGTGCGTCTATCCCAACGTTTGCGGCAGGTGGTATTTATGGCCCTTTCCGTGAAGGAAACACTTACTTTATCTACAAATACGGCGGTACCAAAAAAGATACCAGCTTCACCGCTCGTGCCAGTCATATCCTGATTCAAACAAAAGGCCTTGCCGATTCGGCTAAAGCTGATGCCCGTCGCCGGGCTGAAGGCATTCTGAAACAGATTCAGGGTGGTGCCAGTTTTGAAGCACTGGCTCAAACGAACAGCGACGATGGATCCCGTTCGGTTGGTGGTGATTTAGGCTATTTCAAGAATAATGGCCAAATGGTAAAACCTTTCGAGACCGCTGTATTCGGTGCAACATCGGCAGGGTTGATTCCTCGCCTTGTTGAAACCGAATTTGGTTACCATATCATTAAGGTTACCCAGCCTAAAACGAATGTACTTTATCGGATTGCGGCTATTGGCAAATCAATTACGCCTAGCCAAATCACCCGCGATGAAGCCCTGCGTAAGGCAGATCAGTTTGCATCGGATGTGCACACGAAAGAAGCGTTCGACGCGAAAGTGAAAGAAGATAAGTCGCTTGTGCTTGCCACAGCAGACCGGCTTCCGGAAGGGGCTAATCAGATTAACGCCTTGACGGGTTCTGAAGTGCGTCAGATCGTTCGTTGGGCGTTCAACGACAAAACGGATATCAACGCTGTATCGGAGCCTTTCGAAGTGGGCGATCAGTATGTAATTGCCGTTCTGACAAATAAAACGTCAAAAGACAAAGTAGAGGTTAATGATTACCGGAATGAACTGACCGCTAAAGTTCGTAATGAACTGAAAGGCGAGCAAATCATCACCAAACTCGGAAATACTACCGGCTCGCTGGAAAGCATTGCACAAAAATTTGGTGCCGGTGCCCTGGTTGAAGTCGTTGACGATGTGAATCTGGCAACGGGTTTCCTTCGCAGCGCCGGTGTTGATCCAGTTGCCTTAGGCAAAGCATTCGGCCTGAAAGTGGGTACGCATTCGAAACCGTTTGTGGGCGAGAGTGGCGTTCTGATCGTAGAAACACTGGGTTTGACACCCGCCCCAGCCGTTGCTGACTATACATTATACAAAACGCAGATTCAGCAAAACAGCACATCGCGTATTGGTTTCTACATCAACGAAGCCATTAAAGATGCCGCTAAAGTTGAAGATCGTCGGGCTAAGTTCTACTAG
- the nth gene encoding endonuclease III produces the protein MQKKERFQRFIEYFTEHYPEPKTELNFSNPYELLVAVILSAQCTDKRINQISPALFARFPEAQSLAAASADEVFTYIRSVSYPNNKAKHLVGMARTLMDLFGGEIPATVEELQTLPGVGRKTAHVILSVVYNEPTMAVDTHVFRVSHRLGLAPLTANTPLAVEKALMAHIPKQYVPKAHHWLILHGRYVCLARSPKCEICALKEFCKYYEQNALVK, from the coding sequence ATGCAAAAAAAAGAACGGTTCCAACGCTTTATTGAGTACTTCACCGAACATTATCCGGAACCCAAAACAGAGCTGAACTTCAGTAATCCTTATGAGTTACTGGTGGCAGTTATTTTGTCGGCACAGTGTACTGATAAACGAATCAATCAGATTTCGCCCGCTCTCTTCGCTCGATTTCCAGAGGCTCAATCACTGGCAGCAGCTTCGGCCGATGAGGTGTTCACCTACATTCGTAGTGTCTCCTACCCTAATAACAAGGCTAAACATCTGGTGGGTATGGCAAGAACACTAATGGATCTATTTGGGGGAGAAATACCCGCAACTGTAGAGGAACTGCAGACGTTGCCGGGTGTGGGCCGTAAGACCGCCCATGTAATTTTGTCGGTCGTCTATAATGAGCCAACAATGGCGGTCGATACGCACGTCTTTCGTGTTTCGCACCGACTTGGACTAGCTCCTTTAACAGCCAATACACCTCTGGCCGTAGAGAAGGCACTTATGGCACACATTCCAAAGCAGTACGTTCCAAAGGCGCATCACTGGCTCATTTTACATGGCCGTTATGTTTGCCTCGCCCGCTCGCCTAAATGTGAGATTTGCGCGCTGAAGGAGTTCTGTAAGTACTATGAGCAGAATGCACTGGTGAAATAG
- a CDS encoding nucleoside-diphosphate kinase, with amino-acid sequence MATNRTFTMIKPDAVKDGHTGAIIKQIEEAGFRIVALKKTQLTGERAGQFYAVHIERPFYKDLCAYMSSGTIVPMILEKENAVADFRKLIGATNPAQAEEGTIRKLFAKSIEANAIHGSDSDENATIEGSFFFANMEQY; translated from the coding sequence ATGGCAACGAACCGAACGTTCACAATGATTAAACCCGATGCTGTTAAGGATGGACATACGGGAGCAATTATTAAGCAAATTGAAGAAGCGGGTTTCCGTATTGTAGCGCTTAAAAAAACACAACTAACAGGTGAGCGGGCTGGCCAGTTCTATGCTGTGCATATCGAGCGCCCGTTTTATAAAGACCTGTGTGCCTATATGTCATCCGGAACTATCGTTCCTATGATTTTGGAAAAAGAGAATGCTGTTGCTGATTTTCGCAAGCTCATTGGCGCTACGAATCCCGCTCAGGCAGAAGAAGGGACAATCCGTAAACTTTTTGCCAAGTCTATCGAAGCGAATGCTATTCACGGCTCTGATTCAGACGAAAACGCAACAATCGAAGGCAGTTTCTTTTTCGCCAATATGGAGCAGTATTAG
- a CDS encoding thioredoxin family protein: MKTDKLVRFILTVLLLVASSVIQAQTIKGYSLGDAVADFRLKNVDSRQVTLADYRAQKGLIVVFMSNHCPFSKAYEDRLIALDRKFSPQGYPVLAIMPNDPNAYEDDSFGNMQIRARDKAYSFVYAMDETQSTTRAFGATRTPEVYVLKQVGGQFVLEYVGAIDDSPQDGGSVQRRYIDDAVSSLLAGRPVQSPITKPIGCAIKWK; this comes from the coding sequence GTGAAAACTGACAAACTTGTGCGCTTTATTCTAACAGTTCTTTTACTGGTGGCCTCATCTGTCATACAGGCTCAAACGATAAAAGGGTATAGTTTGGGAGATGCCGTGGCTGATTTTCGGTTAAAAAACGTGGATAGCCGCCAGGTTACGCTAGCCGACTATCGTGCTCAGAAAGGCCTGATCGTTGTTTTTATGAGTAATCACTGCCCCTTTTCGAAAGCATACGAAGATCGGTTAATTGCCTTGGACCGCAAATTTTCACCCCAGGGCTACCCTGTGCTGGCCATTATGCCAAATGATCCGAATGCCTACGAAGATGACTCATTTGGGAATATGCAGATTCGTGCCCGCGACAAAGCTTACTCGTTCGTTTATGCGATGGACGAAACACAGTCAACCACGCGTGCATTTGGGGCAACGCGCACACCAGAAGTGTATGTGCTCAAACAAGTTGGGGGGCAGTTTGTTCTTGAGTATGTGGGTGCCATTGACGACAGCCCTCAGGATGGGGGCAGCGTGCAGCGTCGGTATATCGACGATGCTGTAAGCAGCCTGTTGGCAGGTCGGCCCGTGCAGTCGCCCATTACAAAACCAATTGGTTGTGCCATCAAGTGGAAGTAG
- a CDS encoding FKBP-type peptidyl-prolyl cis-trans isomerase: protein MSLKNFGKAALLVAVVAACGKNRQQVTENGLKYTIHEQTEGSRKGKVGDILTLHLTLMNNKDSVLRDTHKEGVPFQMLLQVPPFKGSYEEGLTLLGKGDSATFYVSADSLFTRAMQPLPPGVQKGTDIGIAVKLLNVQTEDEYKKAQAVDMEKQKGIDAKVIENYIAKNGLAGKVQKTESGVYYVVTQPGSGPTPNKGDVVQVHYTGKLLDGKVFDSSRTNPQAGGKPAQFQIGVGMVIPGWEEGVSKMHKGEKATLIIPSTLAYGPRGNQGIAPNSVLLFDIELIDIQKGQPQPGQPGQPQMQQPSR from the coding sequence ATGTCTCTTAAAAATTTCGGAAAAGCCGCCCTACTCGTCGCTGTTGTGGCGGCTTGCGGCAAAAACCGCCAGCAGGTGACGGAAAACGGCCTGAAGTACACTATTCACGAACAAACCGAGGGTAGTCGTAAAGGTAAAGTTGGCGATATTCTGACCCTGCACCTTACCCTGATGAATAACAAGGACTCGGTCCTGCGCGATACACATAAAGAAGGTGTGCCGTTCCAGATGCTGCTGCAGGTTCCCCCATTCAAAGGCTCTTATGAAGAAGGGCTAACCTTGCTTGGTAAAGGTGACAGCGCAACGTTCTACGTTAGTGCCGATTCGCTCTTTACACGGGCTATGCAACCACTGCCTCCGGGTGTACAGAAAGGTACCGACATCGGTATTGCGGTGAAACTGCTCAACGTGCAAACCGAGGACGAGTACAAAAAAGCCCAGGCTGTTGATATGGAAAAACAGAAGGGTATTGACGCTAAGGTGATTGAAAACTATATCGCAAAGAATGGTTTGGCCGGTAAAGTACAAAAGACCGAATCGGGTGTGTACTATGTTGTTACCCAACCCGGTAGCGGCCCAACGCCTAATAAAGGCGATGTGGTACAGGTACACTACACAGGCAAACTTTTAGACGGCAAAGTGTTCGATAGCTCGCGCACAAACCCTCAGGCTGGCGGTAAACCCGCTCAATTTCAGATCGGTGTGGGCATGGTGATTCCAGGTTGGGAAGAAGGCGTCAGCAAAATGCATAAAGGCGAGAAAGCTACGCTGATTATCCCATCGACGCTGGCCTATGGCCCACGCGGAAATCAGGGTATTGCCCCAAACTCGGTTCTGTTGTTCGACATAGAATTGATCGACATTCAGAAAGGTCAACCGCAGCCAGGTCAGCCGGGACAACCCCAGATGCAACAGCCAAGCCGGTAA
- a CDS encoding tetratricopeptide repeat-containing sensor histidine kinase: protein MRSLLSGFILLGWCMTCFGQAYPKLPDLNFDRRGDAVYMDSLLTLGRTHRQISRTLPRTLHNDTLRLEGLRFMALVFKQMRGTQRDSSFLYARQLEEQALLYKNILYAVRAIMLQEYHIRTIKGDFPQALRLNQRASELCIKLPRESSPRWQVQMNMGDIYMLLKEYDNALRSYQLSQRLLTFNTSLTPKNRKLLTSQAITQIGEVYEIRGEFEQARQQFDASRKIAVDLHAQVNVAYANERLGDFFISRHQPEQAIKFFDEALAVWTQLNDRGGQAAVWARLSEGYTLTNKPDLAIEFGEKAVAIARESGYIRIQQMAAESLYKAYKAANKPAQALAMYEEFSMLRDSLTNIKRVEELSTVQKKYDIDQVRLAANKERVIQQQQLINVRRQAEISHLRAEAEREQIAGETRMSQLQQRVETEHLRAESQKSRLEQRAHIDKLSHDIQQDKLMRAVMVGGLAMLLGFVIVYYRKNRLIYRQKREIERLNWDLEDKVFARTVELKLANDQLRAKNREIEEALLRGQTLERKRMAADLHDSLGGLLAAIKTSMSALNPAHMAEREQQIYNNLLTMTKEAFAEIRYLSHNLQPDELEKQGLSEALVRLVYKLNLTQKITFRLDNAELPRLDKTAEFNLYSICIELCSNILRHSEASEADILFRRFNDELNMIVKDNGCGMNPDDATGMGLHNIQARMDLIRGRYEIHSSKGEGTTFIFILPFSSNLATA, encoded by the coding sequence ATGAGATCACTCTTATCTGGATTCATATTGCTTGGTTGGTGCATGACCTGCTTTGGTCAGGCGTATCCTAAACTGCCGGACTTAAATTTTGATCGGCGGGGCGATGCAGTTTACATGGATAGTTTACTCACTCTCGGCCGAACACACCGACAGATTTCCCGCACACTGCCACGTACACTCCATAACGATACCTTACGGCTTGAAGGTTTACGATTCATGGCACTGGTGTTTAAACAAATGCGTGGCACGCAGCGTGATAGTAGCTTTTTGTATGCCAGGCAGTTAGAAGAGCAGGCACTACTCTATAAGAACATCCTGTATGCCGTACGGGCTATAATGTTGCAAGAGTATCATATACGAACCATAAAAGGCGACTTTCCTCAGGCACTTCGCCTAAATCAGCGAGCATCTGAACTGTGTATCAAACTGCCCCGTGAGAGTTCTCCGCGCTGGCAGGTGCAAATGAACATGGGCGATATTTATATGCTCTTAAAGGAATATGACAATGCACTCCGCAGCTACCAGCTCTCGCAACGTTTACTAACTTTTAATACGTCACTGACACCTAAGAACCGGAAATTACTCACCAGTCAGGCAATTACTCAAATTGGAGAAGTCTACGAAATTCGGGGTGAGTTTGAACAGGCTCGTCAACAATTCGACGCCAGTCGGAAAATTGCCGTAGATCTACATGCGCAGGTGAATGTGGCGTATGCAAACGAACGCCTGGGCGATTTCTTTATCAGTCGGCACCAGCCTGAGCAGGCTATCAAGTTTTTTGATGAAGCATTAGCCGTTTGGACCCAACTTAACGATCGGGGCGGGCAGGCCGCTGTTTGGGCTCGCTTGTCTGAAGGCTATACGCTTACCAACAAGCCTGACCTGGCTATCGAGTTTGGCGAAAAAGCTGTTGCCATAGCCAGAGAATCGGGGTACATCCGGATTCAGCAAATGGCTGCCGAGTCGTTGTATAAGGCTTACAAAGCAGCCAACAAGCCCGCTCAGGCACTGGCCATGTATGAGGAATTTAGTATGCTCCGCGATAGCCTGACGAATATTAAGCGAGTGGAAGAATTGTCGACGGTCCAGAAAAAATATGATATCGATCAGGTTCGCCTGGCTGCCAATAAAGAGCGGGTTATTCAGCAACAGCAATTGATTAATGTGCGTCGACAGGCGGAAATTTCCCATTTACGTGCCGAAGCGGAACGCGAACAAATAGCCGGAGAAACCCGAATGAGTCAACTTCAGCAACGAGTCGAAACAGAACATCTGAGAGCTGAATCTCAAAAAAGCCGTCTGGAACAACGAGCCCACATTGATAAATTAAGTCACGACATTCAGCAGGATAAATTAATGCGGGCTGTTATGGTAGGTGGCTTAGCTATGCTGCTGGGCTTTGTGATCGTTTATTACCGGAAGAACCGGTTGATCTACCGTCAGAAGCGGGAAATCGAACGGTTGAACTGGGATTTGGAGGATAAAGTGTTTGCCCGAACGGTTGAACTGAAATTGGCCAATGACCAGTTGCGGGCTAAAAACCGGGAGATCGAAGAAGCACTTCTACGCGGACAAACGCTTGAACGCAAGCGTATGGCAGCCGATTTGCACGATAGCCTCGGCGGATTGCTGGCGGCTATTAAAACCAGCATGTCGGCCCTAAATCCGGCGCATATGGCCGAACGGGAGCAGCAGATTTATAACAATCTGTTGACCATGACGAAAGAAGCCTTCGCTGAGATCCGGTACTTATCGCATAATCTGCAACCTGACGAATTAGAGAAACAAGGCTTATCGGAGGCTTTGGTCCGGCTGGTTTATAAACTCAACCTAACACAGAAAATCACGTTTCGGTTAGACAACGCTGAGTTGCCCCGATTAGACAAAACGGCCGAGTTTAACCTATATTCGATTTGTATTGAATTATGCAGCAATATTCTCCGGCACTCCGAAGCTTCTGAAGCTGATATTCTGTTTCGGCGATTTAACGATGAGTTGAATATGATTGTGAAGGACAATGGCTGTGGCATGAATCCCGACGATGCAACCGGTATGGGGCTTCATAATATTCAGGCTCGTATGGATCTTATTCGGGGACGCTACGAAATACATTCCAGCAAAGGAGAGGGAACTACCTTTATATTTATCCTGCCTTTTTCGTCCAATCTGGCAACAGCCTGA
- a CDS encoding DHH family phosphoesterase, giving the protein MQDIDAIGAVIGNPQTVLITTHQNPDADAMGSSLGLAGYLRKKGHHVTVITPTDYSQNLHWMSGNEGVIAFDEKLRVPVTQLIAEADVIFCLDFSSLDRIRELAPLVRQSRARKVLIDHHLEPESFADLALWDPTAAATAELVFQLIVALGDKDLIDIPIAECLYSGLMTDTGSFRHPNTTGNVHRMAAELVDLKIDVSSIHRRIFDNVTIDKFRLLGYVLNEKLRVLPEYKFAYITLTDGELKRYRSKTGDTEGMVNYALAVEGVVMAAILIDRNDEIRISFRSIGNFSVRDLSSKHFEGGGHRNASGGRSKLSLSETEQKLLSILPEYQQLLLETV; this is encoded by the coding sequence ATGCAAGATATTGACGCAATTGGCGCGGTTATAGGAAACCCACAAACCGTGCTGATTACAACTCACCAGAATCCCGATGCCGATGCCATGGGGTCATCGCTGGGGCTGGCGGGCTACCTTCGCAAAAAAGGCCACCACGTAACGGTTATTACACCAACCGATTATTCTCAGAATCTACACTGGATGTCAGGTAATGAGGGCGTAATTGCGTTTGACGAGAAGCTACGCGTGCCCGTGACCCAGTTAATTGCTGAAGCCGACGTTATTTTCTGTCTTGATTTTTCGAGCCTCGACCGTATCCGTGAACTGGCACCGCTCGTGCGGCAGTCACGTGCCCGCAAAGTCCTGATTGATCACCACCTCGAACCAGAGTCCTTTGCCGACCTTGCCCTTTGGGACCCAACTGCTGCTGCAACCGCCGAATTAGTTTTTCAGCTAATTGTGGCTTTGGGGGATAAAGACTTGATTGACATTCCCATCGCGGAATGCCTGTACTCGGGCCTGATGACAGATACCGGCTCATTCCGGCATCCAAACACGACAGGGAATGTTCACCGTATGGCCGCCGAATTAGTCGACCTCAAGATTGACGTTAGCAGCATTCACCGCCGTATTTTTGACAACGTAACCATCGATAAATTTCGGTTGCTCGGTTATGTTTTGAATGAAAAGCTACGGGTATTGCCCGAATACAAATTCGCATACATTACCCTCACCGACGGTGAATTAAAGCGCTACCGCTCTAAAACCGGCGATACGGAAGGTATGGTAAACTATGCTCTCGCCGTTGAAGGCGTTGTGATGGCCGCTATATTGATCGACAGAAATGACGAAATTCGCATCTCGTTTCGTTCTATAGGCAACTTTTCGGTGCGCGATTTGTCGAGCAAACATTTCGAAGGAGGAGGTCATCGAAATGCCTCTGGCGGACGATCCAAGCTTTCCCTTTCCGAAACAGAACAAAAACTATTATCCATTTTACCCGAGTACCAGCAACTGTTGCTGGAAACAGTTTAA